In the genome of Trueperaceae bacterium, one region contains:
- a CDS encoding exonuclease SbcCD subunit D: PLTLAHMKLLHTADWHAGRSLHGVDRTPEVREALGEVAELAKQEAVDLVVVAGDVYDNRNPSAAAEDAVYEFFLDISRAGIPSVVIAGNHDSPQRLDAVGDLLGLAGVHVVGAFRPAGGGGAFELTLGAERVRVAALPFLSERRMLAAGDVIEKAPGEQVDHYRGVMRKLVDNLTGAMTPAHVNLLLMHTTFEGATLANSEYVFHSTNSYTVPASVVPDVVSYAALGHIHKPQGVQGLAENKARYPGSLLQLDFGEAGDGKSVVVAELAAGRPAEYRLHELSAGKKLARVVVAEDELDRRALDLASFPGWLKLVVRLQRPRPGLKERLQQTIPNLLVVEQRLPGEDAADEAPLDLSALSLADSYRDYLRSERGGAGEAELVPLFRTLEEEVGA; encoded by the coding sequence CCCGCTTACACTTGCCCACATGAAGCTGCTGCACACCGCCGACTGGCACGCCGGCCGGAGCCTCCACGGCGTCGACCGGACCCCGGAGGTGCGCGAGGCGCTGGGCGAGGTCGCCGAGCTGGCCAAGCAGGAGGCGGTCGACCTCGTGGTCGTGGCGGGCGACGTCTACGACAACCGCAACCCCAGCGCCGCCGCCGAGGACGCCGTCTACGAGTTCTTCCTCGACATCTCCCGCGCCGGCATCCCCAGCGTGGTCATCGCCGGCAACCACGACTCGCCGCAGCGGCTCGACGCGGTTGGCGACCTGCTCGGGCTGGCGGGCGTCCACGTGGTGGGCGCCTTCCGGCCCGCCGGCGGCGGGGGCGCCTTCGAGCTCACGCTCGGCGCCGAACGCGTCAGGGTGGCCGCCCTGCCGTTCCTGTCGGAGCGGCGCATGCTCGCCGCCGGCGACGTCATCGAGAAGGCGCCCGGCGAGCAGGTCGACCACTACCGCGGCGTCATGCGCAAGCTCGTCGACAACCTCACTGGCGCCATGACCCCCGCCCACGTCAACCTGCTGCTCATGCACACCACCTTCGAGGGGGCCACGCTCGCCAACTCGGAGTACGTCTTCCACAGCACCAACTCCTACACGGTGCCCGCCTCCGTGGTGCCCGACGTGGTGTCGTACGCGGCGCTGGGGCACATCCACAAGCCGCAGGGCGTGCAGGGCCTCGCCGAGAACAAGGCGCGCTACCCCGGCAGCCTCCTGCAGCTCGACTTCGGCGAGGCCGGCGACGGCAAGAGCGTCGTGGTGGCCGAGCTGGCGGCCGGCCGGCCGGCCGAGTACCGCCTGCACGAGCTGAGCGCCGGCAAGAAGCTGGCGCGCGTGGTGGTGGCGGAGGATGAGCTCGACCGGCGCGCGCTCGACCTGGCGAGCTTCCCGGGCTGGCTCAAGCTCGTGGTGCGCCTGCAGCGCCCGCGGCCCGGCCTCAAGGAGCGCCTGCAGCAGACGATCCCCAACCTGCTCGTCGTAGAGCAGCGGCTGCCGGGCGAGGACGCCGCGGACGAGGCGCCGCTCGACCTCTCGGCGCTGTCGCTCGCCGACAGCTACCGCGACTACCTCAGGAGCGAGCGGGGCGGGGCGGGGGAGGCGGAGCTCGTGCCGCTCTTCAGGACCCTCGAGGAGGAGGTCGGCGCGTGA